One window of Papaver somniferum cultivar HN1 chromosome 9, ASM357369v1, whole genome shotgun sequence genomic DNA carries:
- the LOC113312989 gene encoding uncharacterized protein LOC113312989, which yields MESVVVRYMRRRRDATYPKRYHDDSHGDYAIMYQQILQEAHDLHQPEPVQVLSRRTINRCHVDANAKMMQDYFNPGCRYRPERFKRRHGLPRDLFLKILPQICARDPDFLQRRDACNIPGHSPHMKMIAVMKHLAKGVAADSLDDYTQMAAATIYIYVKKFMDALLWEFNDRYMRKPTTEDTRRLLAHNEARGFPGMLGSLDCTHWEWRLCPTEEADRHVGHIKKPNLVPQAVESYDRWFWHCYFGEAGSNNDLNVLAQSGLFDIDNDAFAPTCNFRIMGHKYKHG from the coding sequence ATGGAGTCGGTTGTCGTTAGATATATGCGACGACGGAGAGATGCGACATACCCTAAACGGTACCACGATGATAGCCATGGAGATTACGCCATCATGTATCAGCAAATTTTGCAAGAGGCGCATGATTTGCACCAACCCGAACCGGTCCAGGTTTTGAGCAGAAGAACCATTAATAGATGTCATGTGGATGCAAATGCCAAGATGATGCAGGACTACTTCAACCCCGGTTGCAGATACAGACCTGAGCGTTTTAAGAGACGTCACGGTTTGCCACGAGATCTTTTTCTTAAAATATTGCCTCAAATTTGCGCTCGAGATCCTGATTTTTTACAGCGAAGAGATGCATGTAACATCCCGGGTCACTCTCCTCATATGAAAATGATCGCCGTAATGAAACACCTGGCAAAGGGGGTAGCTGCAGATAGCTTAGACGATTACACTCAGATGGCTGCGGCAACAATATACATATATGTTAAGAAGTTTATGGATGCACTACTTTGGGAATTTAACGACCGCTACATGAGGAAACCAACAACCGAAGATACTAGGAGGCTATTGGCTCATAACGAAGCTCGTGGTTTTCCTGGAATGCTAGGAAGCCTCGATTGCACCCATTGGGAGTGGAGGTTATGTCCTACAGAAGAAGCCGACCGACACGTGGGACACATTAAGAAACCAAATCTTGTTCCACAGGCAGTGGAATCGTACGATAGATGGTTCTGGCACTGTTATTTTGGCGAGGCCGGGTCTAACAACGACTTGAATGTGTTGGCGCAGTCGGGATTATTTGATATAGACAATGACGCGTTTGCCCCGACTTGCAATTTTCGCATCATGGGTCACAAGTACAAACATGGATAA
- the LOC113312990 gene encoding uncharacterized protein LOC113312990, whose translation MPEIHKKFNEYQHTKRKDVERAFGGLKSKWDIIRNPCRHWSHHDVQAIMRACLIMHNMCVEHEYSDTEWATYDGREETPPVQGNVREARAYYLSHSRWRFLQEDITEHICQRHILGLRDGEVGPAEVRDVLSTSDAGTTDVDENADVYPNNDDNFYENGE comes from the coding sequence ATGCCGGAAATCCATAAGAAATTTAATGAATACCAGCACACAAAGAGGAAGGACGTGGAGCGTGCTTTTGGTGGTCTAAAGTCCAAATGGGATATAATTAGGAATCCTTGTCGTCACTGGTCTCATCATGACGTACAGGCAATTATGAGAGCGTGTTTAATAATGCATAACATGTGTGTGGAACATGAGTACAGTGATACGGAATGGGCGACTTACGATGGACGAGAAGAAACACCTCCAGTACAAGGTAACGTGAGAGAAGCGCGCGCGTATTATCTAAGCCATTCCCGCTGGAGATTCTTGCAAGAAGATATAACTGAGCACATTTGCCAGCGTCACATCCTAGGATTGCGAGACGGTGAAGTGGGTCCCGCGGAGGTGCGGGATGTCCTCAGCACTTCCGATGCAGGTACTACCGATGTGGATGAAAACGCAGATGTTTACCCAAATAATGATGATAACTTTTATGAGAATGGAGAGTAG